The DNA segment GGCAACTCGTCATTCAATCCACGATGCTGGCCTACCTGGATGTCATCAAGTGCTTTGCTATCGCCATGGGATGCATGATCCCGATCATCTTTTTCATGACCAAGGTAAAGGGTGGTCGCGGCGGCGGAGTCCACTAGCTCTCAACTCCGCTGCGATACACTTCCCTCATGGCAGGCGGGCAGATTCGGTTGTCTTTGCTGCCTCAAATCCCGCCTCGTACGTGCAGCCTGCAGGCGTTTTTATATTGTTGATTCAGGAGAAACCCCGCGTTGATTTCCGCCCGTTTTCGTTCCACCTTTCCGCTCCTTGGCGCACTTGCTCTCGGTGCCGTAACTGCGCCGCATGTTGACGCGCAGACCCCTACCCAGACCACAGCCCAAAGCACAACGAAGAAGCTCACGGTCGAAGAGATTTTTGCTCACGGCTCATTGTCCGGTGGCGCGCCAGAAGGCCTGACCTGGTCGCCGGATGGCCAGCACCTGACCTATATCGAGCGGGGAGAGCTACTGGACCTGGACCCGGCTACCGGCAAGCCAAGTACCCTGGTCAGCCGTGAAAAGCTGGCATCGCTCACCAGCAACACGGGCAACGAGAAGGATCGCGATCATCGCTCTCGTTACAGCATGGCGAGCTATCTCTGGGCGCCCGACTCAGCTCATCTGCTCTTCGACTCCAACGGCAGCCTCTGGCTCTATGACTTGAAGACCGGCACGGGCATCAACATTGGGTCCAGTGGAACTGGTTCAGGCGACGACCCTAAATTTTCTCCGGATGGCAGGCTGTTGTCCTTCATCAAGGAGGATGACAAGCAGCATGGCCTCTATGTGATCCACCTGCGCGAGCCGGGCACCCCTGTTGTAGCAACGGCGGTATCGACAAGTCCTGCTGTTTTGAATGGCAAAGTCGACTGGGTCTACGAAGAAGAGCTGGACGTACGCAGCAACTATTTCTGGGCGCCTGACTCCAAGAATCTCGCGTATTTGCAGATGGATGAGACCCATGTGCCCGAGTATCCCATCACCGATTGGATTCCCGTACATCCTACCGTCGACAAGCAGCGGTTTCCGCAGCCGGGTGATCCGAATCCTGACGTTCGCGTTGGCATCGTAGCGGCGCATGGCGGCAAGACAAACTGGATCAAATTGCCGATCAAGCCTGGCGATGATTACATCCCTCGCTTCGGCTGGGTCAATAGCAGGGTTGTGTGGGTCGAGACATTGACTCGCGATCATAAGCATTTGAATTTGTACTTTGCCGATATCGCCAGTGGTCAATCGAAGCTTGTGCTGGAACAGAGCGACGAGAAATTCTTCGACGAGCAATACGACGTCCATGTTTCGGACAAGCAGATTGTTCTCACGAACTGGCAGGATGGTCATACGCATCTCTATCTCTACAGCTATGACGCGGCCAATCCGCTTGCAGGGGCTGCGAAGCTGGAGCGCCAGTTGACCAAAGGCGACTTCGATGTGGAGGAAGTATTTCGCGTCGATGAGGATCGCAAGGCGGTTTACTATTCTTCGAACGAAGGCAATCCCACCGATGCACAGATCTGGCAGGTAAGTTTCGATGGGGAACGCAAGCAGTTGACGATGGAACCCGGAGTTCACACTGCGAGCTTCGCACCAAGTGGCAGGGCCTATGTGGAGCGCCACTCCACACGCGCAACGCCGACGAAGGTCAGCCTTTGCCAGTTGGACAGCAAGTGCAATCTCTTCTGGTCGACGAAGGCCATGGATACCTATCATCTGCGCGCTCCCGAAGAGTTGCAGGTCAAGGCCAGCGACGGCAGCATTCTCTATGCAACGCTGCTTCTTCCCGAGGGAGTAACAACGCCGGCCAGTGTCCCGCTCATATTGAATCCGTATGGCGGCCCAGGTGCGCAGAACGTCCAGAATCATTGGGGCGGCGATGGCCAGCTCTTTGATGAGTTACTTACGCAGCATGGCTTTGCCGTATTGCATACAGATGGCCGCGGCTCGGGTCATCGAGGCAAGGTATTTGCGCAGGCGGCATATCATAACTTCGGACCGGTGCAGTTTGAAGATCAACTTACCGTAGCGGACGCTGTTCTGGCGAAATATCCACAACTCGATTCCAAGCGGCAAGGCTGGTGGGGATGGAGCTGGGGCGGTACGTTTACGTTGTATGCACTTACGCATTCCGACCGCTTCCGCGCTGGAGTTTCTGTAGCTCCGGTGACGGACTGGCGTAACTATGACTCTATCTACACGGAGCGTTACATGAGCCAGCCTGCAGAGTTTCCGGCCGGCTATAAGGACTTCTCCGTCGTTAACTCCGCAGCGAATCTTAAAGGCCATCTGCTGATGATTCATGGCACTGGCGACGATAATGTGCATCTGCAAAACACCGTGCAGTTTGTGCAGCAACTTATCGTGAACAACATTCCTTACGACCTGCAGATTTTTCCGCGCAAGACACATTCCATTGCCGGTACTGAGGTTCGTCCGGAACTGTATAACCGCATCCTGATGCACTTTGAAGAGTACTTGAAGTAGCCCGCAGCCACGGGAGAAACATCGGCTGGCGAAGCAAAGTAAGTAAGTGAGTTATCCAACTTGAATACACCGGGCACGGACGAAGATTCAACTCGTCCGTGCCCGTATAACGTTAGGCGATTTTGAGCCGGCGATTCGATCTGGATAACGGTTCGATCTTCGGTGTCATTCCAAAGCCGCACTGATATAGCCGCCTAGATATGTCGGGATGAGCCATGTCGCGATGAGCTACGTAGCAATGAGCCATGTAGCGATAAGCCATGCTGCGATAAGCGAAAAGAAAAGATCAGTGCTGGGAGATCAAGCGCAGGTGTAAAGCTCCTAGTGGAGCGATTGAATATAATTCCGCACACCGCTGGCGAGTATCTGTACTCCGATGCAAAACGAGATGAAGGACGAAAGCCGCATGAGGACAGTCGTGCCGGACTTGCCAAGCATGACCGCAGCGGTACGCGCCCAGCGGTAGCAGATATACACGAGCAGCGCGATCACTGCGCAACCGATGATAGATGCAGCGAGAAGATAAGGAGAGATAAACGAGGCCGCGTGGAGCTCGTTCGGCAGATGCGCTCCCAGTGCTACGGCCACAGAGATGGAGCCGGGGCCAACTGTGATCGGCAGCGTATAGGGATAGAAGGCCTGATTCAAAACTTCTTCCTGATTCGGCGTGGCCGCGCTGTCTTTCTGCGCGTCCTTAGTCAGCAAATGCCAACCATTCGCAGCGACGATAATTCCCCCGCCGATCTGCACTGAGTAGAGCGAGATTCCGAAGAACGAGAGAATTTT comes from the Acidicapsa ligni genome and includes:
- a CDS encoding MarC family protein; its protein translation is MPFFDGLYNHASTLIEASVLVIAALFPIVNPIGSAAVFLTMVGSFDLELQRKLTKRIAVYSFVLLFVSMLCGGKILSFFGISLYSVQIGGGIIVAANGWHLLTKDAQKDSAATPNQEEVLNQAFYPYTLPITVGPGSISVAVALGAHLPNELHAASFISPYLLAASIIGCAVIALLVYICYRWARTAAVMLGKSGTTVLMRLSSFISFCIGVQILASGVRNYIQSLH
- a CDS encoding S9 family peptidase is translated as MISARFRSTFPLLGALALGAVTAPHVDAQTPTQTTAQSTTKKLTVEEIFAHGSLSGGAPEGLTWSPDGQHLTYIERGELLDLDPATGKPSTLVSREKLASLTSNTGNEKDRDHRSRYSMASYLWAPDSAHLLFDSNGSLWLYDLKTGTGINIGSSGTGSGDDPKFSPDGRLLSFIKEDDKQHGLYVIHLREPGTPVVATAVSTSPAVLNGKVDWVYEEELDVRSNYFWAPDSKNLAYLQMDETHVPEYPITDWIPVHPTVDKQRFPQPGDPNPDVRVGIVAAHGGKTNWIKLPIKPGDDYIPRFGWVNSRVVWVETLTRDHKHLNLYFADIASGQSKLVLEQSDEKFFDEQYDVHVSDKQIVLTNWQDGHTHLYLYSYDAANPLAGAAKLERQLTKGDFDVEEVFRVDEDRKAVYYSSNEGNPTDAQIWQVSFDGERKQLTMEPGVHTASFAPSGRAYVERHSTRATPTKVSLCQLDSKCNLFWSTKAMDTYHLRAPEELQVKASDGSILYATLLLPEGVTTPASVPLILNPYGGPGAQNVQNHWGGDGQLFDELLTQHGFAVLHTDGRGSGHRGKVFAQAAYHNFGPVQFEDQLTVADAVLAKYPQLDSKRQGWWGWSWGGTFTLYALTHSDRFRAGVSVAPVTDWRNYDSIYTERYMSQPAEFPAGYKDFSVVNSAANLKGHLLMIHGTGDDNVHLQNTVQFVQQLIVNNIPYDLQIFPRKTHSIAGTEVRPELYNRILMHFEEYLK